In Microvenator marinus, one genomic interval encodes:
- a CDS encoding TonB C-terminal domain-containing protein — protein MSASAQIPGWEKHEVLTSHIVMGVVVSILTHGLLIGVVVFGTMRGEAKLEADIEPKMLEFEEVELLALGVEKPPEQLVRISNPEPATKAPDEIVIEQPNEPVVELEKPEPEPEAKEDDRKRKMMEALSALHNPNRPTNEDVPEGSEEGVIGGTALNSILGGYASKLVAEITKEWEIPATITADEARGLADKVEVYVRLSESGNIVTFQFRRRSGNEQFDDSIERRLKRFQVQYGGNKLPLPEEPSARAAVIREGLNLKNWEYTGL, from the coding sequence ATGAGTGCCTCTGCTCAGATCCCAGGGTGGGAGAAGCACGAGGTTTTGACCTCGCATATCGTCATGGGGGTGGTGGTCTCTATCTTGACCCACGGTCTTCTGATTGGCGTGGTTGTCTTTGGGACGATGCGCGGTGAGGCAAAGCTGGAAGCTGATATTGAGCCGAAAATGCTCGAGTTTGAAGAGGTCGAGCTGCTCGCATTGGGAGTTGAGAAGCCTCCCGAGCAGCTGGTCCGGATTTCGAACCCAGAGCCGGCCACCAAGGCGCCTGATGAAATCGTCATTGAACAACCGAACGAGCCCGTCGTCGAACTCGAGAAACCTGAGCCCGAACCCGAGGCCAAGGAAGACGACAGGAAACGAAAGATGATGGAAGCTTTGAGCGCGCTACATAATCCGAACCGTCCCACCAACGAGGACGTCCCGGAGGGGAGCGAAGAAGGCGTGATCGGCGGAACCGCCCTCAATTCGATTTTGGGCGGCTACGCGTCCAAACTCGTAGCCGAAATCACCAAAGAATGGGAAATCCCGGCCACCATCACCGCCGACGAAGCTCGTGGGCTCGCCGACAAAGTCGAAGTCTATGTGCGACTTTCTGAGAGCGGCAATATCGTTACCTTCCAATTCAGGCGTCGAAGCGGCAACGAACAATTTGACGATAGTATCGAGCGGCGCCTCAAGCGCTTTCAGGTGCAATACGGGGGAAACAAGCTTCCACTGCCGGAAGAGCCGTCAGCGCGTGCTGCGGTGATTCGGGAAGGTCTTAATTTGAAGAACTGGGAGTACACAGGACTCTAG
- a CDS encoding tRNA-(ms[2]io[6]A)-hydroxylase translates to MLHLAQDTDPGWFERIRDSLDTILVDHCHLEKRAASNALNLIFRYTGCEGIPRELSEVVREEMEHFTQVLDILDARGIEFTRLPPSPYATALQAELRKNEPGAFLDKLLMAGFIEARSCERFKILSQGLAEDEPELAAFYRELMIAEARHHLLYTNIARRFYSDSVVKARLKELAPAEVAALKAAGEVPRLHSW, encoded by the coding sequence ATGTTACATCTTGCACAGGACACGGATCCCGGCTGGTTCGAGCGGATTCGGGATAGTTTGGACACGATTCTGGTGGACCACTGCCATCTTGAGAAAAGGGCAGCCTCCAACGCATTGAATCTTATCTTCAGATACACCGGGTGTGAAGGTATTCCTCGCGAACTCTCAGAGGTAGTGCGCGAGGAGATGGAGCATTTCACCCAGGTCCTTGACATCCTCGATGCCCGTGGAATTGAGTTCACGCGTCTGCCTCCGAGCCCTTACGCGACAGCGTTGCAGGCGGAATTGCGAAAGAACGAGCCGGGTGCCTTCTTGGATAAGCTCTTGATGGCGGGCTTTATTGAAGCTCGTAGTTGTGAGCGGTTCAAGATTTTGAGTCAGGGCTTGGCGGAGGACGAGCCTGAGCTGGCGGCGTTCTACCGCGAATTGATGATCGCCGAGGCCCGGCACCATCTGCTCTACACGAATATCGCTCGTCGTTTTTACTCCGACTCCGTCGTCAAAGCTCGCCTCAAAGAACTCGCGCCCGCTGAAGTAGCCGCTCTCAAGGCTGCCGGTGAGGTTCCGCGTTTGCACAGTTGGTAG